A genomic stretch from Gavia stellata isolate bGavSte3 chromosome 24, bGavSte3.hap2, whole genome shotgun sequence includes:
- the SEC16A gene encoding protein transport protein Sec16A isoform X2 has product MQQPPQTVPAGAAAPPPAGIARNMYWRNSSLGKRANATAAPVQPVTDPFAFGRQTPQGSPLENPSKGNALVMQSSSPAVFPQPAVMHTSSSRAGDNPHGPHTSLSAPVSQPGINTSTFSNVPIPSPSPGYVVNSTTEVHPNADLGLRGPAVPLHYNAGAAVENSFSVHPGMVSASNKPGGRQEVSRDPNDVPSGPNATALFPPPPQQPMSQWRPVQGNLQSPVRNFVPYPEPSSQIDVHNISQSSVSTSHPPPQTNLQQGPVHQGIPQNIMQAPLSVGCEKSGKNGSANSSHHMNSIQPGNVFRQNTEMTNAWLSQPYQEQFYPQPPLQDSGFVIPAAQGNNPKNQSPDMSETSNRPISTDQDSGTLSMFFKGDEAENEEILSSEKNCIVEKMEFDACQPNSASLYHQPMHPQRVATNVLCQAQIGTGSANEMVQKGMDVQYFPKIVSQQETQAAKHSMFVSDDKARIGDVSGNGGPQYENVENLECIQNQEVLPSEPQHISASSPAAGPDLYRYGSFPGQMLPKNALVSHAEGGPNLEAPDSLPHPVRPDSVSSNYSNISHRSASSSARPQEQVGTFIQQESGKPDEESSAGFFKQIDSSPLGGDSSELNLGKNYHGNLSQPPTPSPPKPTGVFQTSANSSFEPVRSHGVGIKPAEIDQAKMVVELRENHSNQKNIKKNTAVPAASPGNLEQPPDNLETIFMPQVHPLPLAVTGEAGNTLHSGPVMENIQSVSERRSSTRAQGAVKKCDSPATTLWAHNELPNFGGNVLLAPAAPAVYVPAKQTVEVIQPPEEGLSNQQPSKPGTIAVQLSQDGNISSENLENPPKMGEEEALQSQASSGYASLLSSPPTESLQNQPILIAQPNQSYNLAQPINFSISLSNQLSSNENNQPMKDSGVGDKPAMGPQTSHAGGIISGENVPLPVMQAGSLLVNALPNTNLLKHNLLQSPVNSSDTASNQPANLLMKTPLNLAPEGQKNVNMEGFVPEFASKPGSNSSVSPGTNLPSGSASEQVPPVNSVVQANNSANHSISKEAAAGVLDFTVSRTLEKSSASNSVQVHNQSLSGGPVYPQQSAGSAAQVGPEMHDKQHFYQQVTKDVQHQAVSDRAIQGALPSQPQMHAAQMQQPISSGQSSVPSNYQIAAGTKATQALQRHENQVLSNHPQPVGPQEASSAQLTTRYDQTSPDKQPASGQPSGAPTSTAPSTTTSQSVMPNVQQDLQHPSLPQTPQDAFGPPQNPYYYYRHPYDAYQPPYPPPYPPADPRTAAHLYYMEDSYGQYDPRYRHYDSTSTVYMEPGSYRYSEPERPSSRASHCSDRPSSRQGYTDDYYTKSGWSDYYPGYYPNSYDYGDPSRWERYSSAYDPRYRDPRSYDQRYWYDAEHNPYQKREAYPYGNRHDRYEDNWRYDPRFTGSFDDESEPHRDPYGDEFDRRSVHSEHSGHSLRSSRSVHSHQSSFSSRSQQSQLYRSNHDLTANTYETTAQAVSLHTDYPYGGYAANFDGQQPFTDYGYPTETGWSAVEQAPLRPSTPEKFSVPHICARFGPGGFLIKVLPNLPSEGQPALVEIHSMETMLQHSPEQEEMRAFPGPLAKDDTHKVDVINFAQNKATQCFKNENLIDKESASLLWDFIVLLCRQNGTVVGTDLAELLLRDHKTVWLPGKSPNEANLIDFTNEALEQVEEESGEAQLSFLTDSLITTIDSLEKETERFRELLLYGRKKDALESAMKHGLWGHALLLASKMDSRTHARVMTRFANSLPINDPLQTVYQLMSGRMPAASTCCGDEKWGDWRPHLAMVLSNLTNNVDLESRTIATMGDTLASKGLLDAAHFCYLMAQVGFGVYTRKTTKLVLIGSNHSLPFFKFATNEAIQRTEAYEYAQSLGTQPGCLPNFQVFKFIYACRLAEMGLAAQAFHYCEVISRTVLKDPHYYSPVLIGQLIQMSSQLRLFDPQIKEKPEQESFIEPSWLVRLRHVDGQIKEGAIAYNTDRSTPPPYACSTPSSELDHASQSDGAGVGRDMGPGAENALLASLLPNMAQQMQSVQLMPSVPQAVLDGSAAMIPPGDQEAVRNVPFYSVASQPVGPGPGFAPPGFSNPYGTEPSPLYLGSALPPGGPPQEIEPRSEEQTNLETGMQRIAPDTPSQNSFPEQREEDFYGRMASMGYGRRSRTTSESSAHSVGRERSNSAAKQPSPPPSVPVGKETKKEIKKEPAPRKTGANWFRWLMGKGKTEAHLPDDKNKSIVWDEQKQRWVNLDEPEEESKPPPPPPTGFPKVPQTAPPGSGGPPSAPVNMFSRRAAGSRARYVDVLNPGGGTKSSGAVPAPSDLFAPLAPMPIPANVFVPNSVPGEPQPMEGSGAAEHTPAANQTNTDPAAAVEPEYLNPAVLPPGSGIPVSNPDGSQSGELSRSSSMSSLSREVSQHFNQPATVPPSGGPSAGTVPFYNPSQFAQSPAATGSSRLGRIGQRKYPTLK; this is encoded by the exons ATGCAGCAGCCTCCACAGACTGTTCCAGCAGGAGCGGCAGCTCCACCTCCTGCGGGCATTGCTCGGAACATGTACTGGAGAAACAGCTCACTTGGTAAACGAGCAAATGCAACAGCTGCCCCGGTGCAGCCTGTGACAGACCCTTTTGCGTTTGGCAGACAAACTCCACAGGGTTCCCCTTTAGAAAATCCATCCAAGGGCAATGCATTGGTTATGCAAAGTTCTTCCCCAGCAGTGTTTCCGCAGCCAGCCGTTATGCATACTTCATCATCACGTGCAGGGGACAATCCTCATGGACCGCATACGTCTTTATCAGCTCCTGTATCTCAACCAGGAATAAATACCAGTACGTTTTCTAATGTTCCGATTCCTTCACCGTCCCCAGGATATGTTGTAAATAGTACTACAGAAGTGCATCCAAACGCAGACCTTGGACTCCGTGGGCCTGCAGTACCATTACATTATAATGCAGGGGCAGCAGTTGAAAATTCTTTCAGTGTGCATCCTGGAATGGTGTCTGCGTCAAACAAACCTGGAGGTAGACAAGAAGTTAGTAGAGATCCAAATGACGTTCCTTCAGGACCCAATGCAACAGCACTCTTCCCTCCACCTCCTCAGCAGCCTATGTCTCAGTGGAGGCCTGTTCAAGGTAACCTGCAGTCTCCAGTTCGAAATTTTGTGCCCTATCCTGAACCGTCTTCTCAGATTGACGTTCATAACATTTCTCAGTCTTCTGTTAGCACTTCTcatcctcctccacagacaAATTTACAGCAGGGTCCTGTACACCAAGGTATTCCACAAAATATCATGCAAGCGCCTTTATCTGTTGGTTGTGAAAAGAGTGGGAAAAATGGGTCTGCAAATAGCAGTCATCACATGAACAGCATCCAGCCTGGAAATGTGTTTAGGCAGAACACAGAAATGACTAACGCTTGGTTAAGTCAACCATACCAGGAACAGTTTTACCCACAGCCACCATTGCAAGACTCTGGTTTTGTCATTCCCGCAGCTCAGGGAAATAATCCCAAAAACCAGTCTCCAGATATGTCTGAAACATCAAATAGACCTATTTCCACAGATCAAGATTCAGGAACTCTCTCCATGTTTTTCAAAGGGGATgaggcagaaaatgaagaaatactttcatctgaaaaaaattgcatagtGGAGAAAATGGAGTTTGATGCTTGTCAGCCAAATTCTGCATCCTTGTATCACCAACCAATGCATCCTCAGCGGGTTGCAACTAATGTTCTCTGTCAGGCACAGATTGGTACAGGTTCAGCTAATGAGATGGTACAAAAAGGAATGGATGTCCAGTACTTCCCTAAAATTGTAAGTCAGCAGGAGACACAGGCTGCTAAGCACTCTATGTTTGTTAGTGATGACAAGGCACGTATAGGTGACGTGTCTGGGAATGGTGGGCCGCAGTATGAAAATGTTGAGAACCTGGAGTGCATTCAGAATCAAGAAGTGCTGCCAAGTGAACCACAGCACATCAGTGCTTCATCCCCTGCTGCTGGTCCTGATCTGTACAGATATGGATCCTTTCCAGGTCAAATGCTTCCAAAGAATGCTCTTGTGAGCCATGCTGAAGGAGGACCAAATTTGGAGGCACCTGATTCATTACCTCACCCTGTCCGACCAGACAGTGTATCTTCAAACTATAGCAACATTAGCCATAGGAGCGCTTCTAGCTCAGCAAGACCTCAAGAGCAAGTCGGTACGTTTATTCAGCAAGAAAGTGGGAAGCCTGATGAAGAATCTTCTGCTGGCTTCTTTAAGCAGATTGACTCCTCTCCTTTGGGAGGTGATTCAAGTGAGCTAAACCTGGGCAAGAACTACCATGGTAATCTATCCCAGCCTCCAACTCCAAGTCCTCCTAAGCCTACAGGAGTATTTCAGACAAGTGCAAATAGTTCTTTTGAACCTGTGAGGTCCCATGGAGTTGGTATAAAACCTGCAGAGATTGACCAAGCAAAGATGGTGGTTGAATTAAGAGAGAACCACTCAAACCAAAAGAATATCAAGAAGAATACAGCTGTGCCAGCGGCATCCCCAGGCAATCTTGAACAGCCACCAGATAATCTGGAAACTATTTTCATGCCTCAGGTACACCCACTGCCTCTTGCAGTCACTGGTGAAGCTGGAAATACGTTGCACTCTGGACCTGTTATGGAAAACATACAATCAGTATCTGAGAGAAGGTCTTCAACAAGAGCTCAGGGAGCAGTTAAGAAGTGTGATAGCCCAGCAACAACTTTGTGGGCTCATAATGAGTTACCTAATTTTGGGGGAAACGTTCTTCtagctcctgctgctcctgcagtgtATGTACCTGCCAAACAAACTGTAGAAGTCATTCAGCCACCAGAAGAAGGCCTGTCTAATCAGCAGCCAAGTAAACCAGGGACTATTGCTGTGCAGCTTTCCCAAGATGGAAACATATCTTCTGAAAATCTTGAGAATCCTCCCaaaatgggagaagaggaggcacTTCAGTCTCAGGCAAGTTCTGGTTACGCAAGTTTGTTGTCTTCTCCACCTACAGAGTCTTTGCAAAATCAGCCTATCCTGATTGCTCAGCCTAATCAAAGCTATAACTTGGCTCAGccaattaatttttctatttctctatCTAATCAGctaagcagcaatgaaaacaatCAGCCAATGAAGGACTCTGGGGTTGGGGACAAGCCTGCAATGGGTCCGCAAACTTCACATGCTGGTGGGATCATTTCTGGGGAGAACGTGCCATTACCTGTGATGCAAGCTGGATCTCTGTTGGTTAATGCACTTCCAAATACTAATCTgttaaaacataatttattaCAAAGCCCTGTTAATTCCTCTGATACTGCTTCTAATCAGCCTGCAAACTTGCTTATGAAAACTCCGCTTAATTTGGCTCCAGAAGGGCAAAAGAATGTTAATATGGAAGGTTTTGTTCCTGAATTTGCTAGCAAGCCAGGGTCTAACTCATCCGTTTCTCCTGGGACAAATCTCCCCAGTGGAAGTGCAAGTGAACAGGTCCCCCCTGTTAATTCTGTAGTACAGGCTAATAATTCTGCAAATCATTCAATTAGCAaagaagcagctgctggagtGCTTGACTTCACAGTATCACGGACGTTGGAGAAAAGCAGTGCAAGTAATTCTGTACAGGTGCATAATCAGTCACTTTCTGGTGGTCCAGTGTATCCTCAACAGTCGGCTGGTAGTGCTGCTCAGGTGGGTCCTGAGATGCATGACAAACAGCATTTCTATCAACAGGTGACAAAAGATGTACAGCATCAGGCTGTATCAGACAGAGCTATACAGGGAGCATTGCCATCTCAACCACAAATGCACGCAGCTCAAATGCAGCAACCAATATCTTCTGGGCAGTCCTCAGTTCCTTCAAACTACCAGATTGCTGCAGGGACTAAAGCCACGCAGGCATTGCAGCGGCATGAGAACCAGGTGCTGAGTAACCATCCTCAACCTGTGGGTCCCCAAGAGGCAAGTTCAGCACAGCTGACAACAAGGTACGATCAGACGAGTCCTGATAAGCAACCAGCGTCTGGACAGCCATCGGGTGCTCCAACTTCCACAGCCCCTTCTACCACCACCAGTCAGTCAGTCATGCCAAATGTGCAACAAGACCTGCAGCATCCATCCCTGCCTCAGACTCCTCAGGATGCCTTTGGTCCACCCCAGAACCCTTACTACTACTATAGACATCCTTACGATGCTTACCAGCCTCCATATCCGCCACCTTATCCTCCTGCAGACCCCAGAACAGCAGCTCATCTTTATTACAtg GAGGATAGCTACGGACAGTATGACCCACGGTACAGACACTATGATAGCACCAGTACTGTTTATATGGAGCCTGGGAGCTATCGGTATTCTGAGCCTGAACGTCCTAGTTCCAGAGCTAGTCACTGCTCTGACAGGCCTTCTTCTAG GCAAGGGTATACTGATGATTATTACACAAAAAGTGGATGGAGTGATTATTATCCAGGCTATTACCCAAACTCGTATGATTATGGAG atCCAAGTCGCTGGGAACGTTACTCATCAGCATACGACCCCAGATACAGAGATCCTAGAAGTTATGATCAGAGGTATTGGTATGATGCTGAACACAACCCTTATCAGAAGAGAGAAGCATATCCATATGGCAACAG ACATGACCGATATGAAGATAACTGGAGATACGATCCTCGTTTTACTGGAAGTTTTGATGATGAGTCTGAACCCCATAGAGATCCTTATGGTGATGAATTTGATAGACGCAGTGTCCACAGTGAACATTCTGGTCATAGTCTGCGTAGCTCCCGCAGTGTTCACAGTCACCAGAGCAGTTTCAGCTCTCGCTCTCAACAA AGCCAGCTGTATAGAAGTAATCATGATCTAACGGCTAATACGTATGAAACTACTGCGCAGGCAGTATCGCTCCACACAGATTATCCATATGGCGGATATGCTGCTAACTTTGATGGACAACAGCCTTTTACAGATTATGGCTACCCGACTGAAACTGGATGGTCAGCTGTAGAACAAG CACCTTTAAGGCCCTCAACGCCTGAGAAGTTTTCAGTGCCTCATATCTGTGCTAGGTTTGGTCCTGGGGGCTTCTTAATAAAAGTGCTGCCAAACCTGCCTTCAGAAGGACAGCCAGCTCTGGTTGAAATACACAGTATGGAG ACTATGTTACAACATTCTCCAGAGCAAGAAGAGATGAGAGCATTTCCTGGTCCTCTTGCTAA ggatgACACCCATAAAGTGGATGTTATTAATTTTGCACAAAATAAAGCTACACAGTGCTTTaagaatgaaaatttaattgACAAAGAATCTGCAAGTCTGCTTTGGGACTTTATTGTGCTGTTGTGCAGGCAGAATGGG ACTGTGGTGGGAACAGACCTGGCTGAACTTTTGCTCCGAGATCATAAAACAGTGTGGCTTCCTGGGAAGTCCCCTAATGAGGCAAATTTGATTGATTTCACTAATGAGGCTTTGGAACAAGTGGAAGAGGAATCTGGTGAAGCCCAGCTCTCATTTCTCACTGATAGTCTTATAACCACAATTGACAGTCttgagaaagagacagagaggtTCCGAGAGTTGCTGCTTTATGGCCGCAAGAAG GATGCTTTGGAGTCTGCCATGAAGCATGGTTTGTGGGGTCATGCTCTGCTACTTGCCAGCAAAATGGACAGCAGAACACATGCAAGAGTTATGACCAG ATTTGCCAACAGTCTCCCAATTAATGACCCTCTGCAGACTGTTTATCAGCTCATGTCTGGAAGGATGCCAGCTGCATCCACG TGCTGTGGAGATGAGAAATGGGGAGACTGGAGGCCTCATCTAGCAATGGTGTTATCCAACTTGACCAATAATGTGGACTTGGAATCCAGGACCATCGCTACCATGGGAGACACTCTTG CTTCTAAAGGCCTGCTGGATGCTGCTCATTTTTGTTACCTTATGGCCCAAGTTGGTTTTGGAGTTTACACAAGGAAGACAACAAAGCTCGTCCTCATTGGATCAAACCATAg CTTGCCATTTTTTAAGTTTGCCACCAATGAAGCCATTCAAAGAACAGAAGCCTATGAATATGCACAGTCACTAGGAACTCAGCCTGGCTGCTTGCCCAATTTCCAG GTTTTCAAATTCATCTATGCTTGCCGACTAGCTGAAATGGGACTTGCTGCTCAGGCTTTCCATTATTGTGAAGTGATTTCCAGAACTGTTCTTAAAGATCCACATTACTATTCACCTGTACTTATTGGCCAGCTAATCCAG ATGTCATCACAACTACGCCTGTTTGACccacagataaaagaaaaaccagaacaagAATCTTTTATTGAACCTTCATGGTTAGTAAGGCTTCGACATGTGGATGGACAGATCAAG GAGGGTGCAATAGCTTATAATACAGACAGATCCACCCCACCACCATATGCATGTAGTACACCAAGCTCTGAATTAGACCATGCCAGTCAAAGTGATGGAGCAGGAGTTGGCCGTGACATGGGTCCAGGTGCTGAAAATGCATTGTTAGCATCCTTATTACCCAATATGGCTCAACAGATGCAAAGCGTGCAGCTGATGCCTTCAG TACCTCAGGCTGTCCTTGATGGGTCAGCTGCTATGATTCCTCCTGGTGACCAGGAAGCTGTCCGAAATGTCCCTTTCTATTCAGTGGCTTCTCAGCCTGTTGGTCCAGGACCTGGCTTTGCACCTCCAGGATTTTCAAATCCGTATGGAACCGAACCATCACCACTGTATTTAGGGTCAGCACTACCACCAGGAGGGCCACCACAAGAAATTGAACCGCGGTCAGAAGAGCAGACAAACCTGGAAACAG gaaTGCAGAGAATTGCCCCGGACACTCCTTCACAAAACTCTTTCCCTGAACAGAGAGAGGAGGATTTCTATGGCAGAATGGCTAGCATG GGCTATGGGCGAAGATCACGAACAACTTCAGAGTCCTCTGCTCATTCTGTGGGACGAGAGAGATCCAACTCTGCAGCAAAacagccctctcctcctccctctgttCCTGTAGGGAAAGAgactaaaaaagaaataaaaaaggagccAGCGCCTAGAAAG actGGTGCAAACTGGTTTCGCTGGCTGATGGGAAAAGGCAAGACTGAAGCTCACCTTCCAGATGACAAGAACAAATCA ATTGTTTGGGATGAACAGAAACAACGCTGGGTTAACCTGGATGAACCAGAAGAAGAG AGTAAGCCTCCGCCGCCACCTCCAACAGGATTTCCTAAAGTTCCTCAGACGGCTCCACCTGGATCTGGAGGCCCACCTAGTGCCCCTGTCAACATGTTCTCCAGAAGAGCAG ccGGAAGCAGAGCCCGTTACGTTGATGTCCTGAATCCAGGTGGTGGAACCAAGTCAAGTGGTGCTGTTCCTGCACCATCAGACCTATTTGCCCCCTTGGCACCAATGCCAATCCCTGCAAATGTATTTGTTCCAAACTCAG TTCCGGGGGAACCCCAGCCAATGGAAGGGAGTGGTGCAGCAGAGCACACACCAGCTGCAAATCAAACCAACACAGATCCTGCTGCAGCTGTTGAACCAGAG tatttAAACCCTGCAGTCCTTCCTCCTGGATCTGGAATTCCTGTTTCTAACCCTGATGGCTCCCAATCAGGCGAG CTTTCGCGCTCTAGTTCAATGAGTTCATTATCACGTGAAGTAAGCCAGCATTTTAATCAG CCTGCCACTGTACCACCTTCGGGGGGACCTTCAGCAGGAACAGTACCGTTCTACAATCCTTCTCAATTTGCACAA TCTCCTGCAGCCACTGGAAGTTCAAGACTGGGAAGAATTGGACAGAGGAAGTATCCAACATTGAAGTAG